A section of the Virgibacillus sp. NKC19-3 genome encodes:
- a CDS encoding ATP-binding protein, producing MRSSSSCLVALLDIKNTPFIIGENFYFFSVYYKGSISLQEKSLSSFQWHDQIHFPPRIDAKELERLHFIQAKENLILTGSPGTGKTHLATAIGYEACKIGVEVRFYRVSDLVGNLENLGKGISWELSKVNSEMLISSFWTKWDTSLLPPKVLNSSFS from the coding sequence ATTCGTTCCTCCAGTTCATGTCTGGTCGCTCTTTTAGACATAAAAAATACTCCCTTCATAATAGGAGAGAATTTTTATTTTTTCTCTGTCTACTATAAAGGGAGCATATCACTTCAAGAAAAGTCTCTTTCTTCTTTTCAATGGCACGACCAAATTCACTTTCCTCCCCGAATAGATGCGAAAGAACTGGAGAGGCTACATTTTATTCAAGCAAAAGAAAATCTAATTTTAACGGGATCGCCAGGTACAGGAAAAACACATTTAGCTACTGCCATCGGCTATGAGGCATGCAAGATAGGAGTGGAAGTAAGGTTTTACCGTGTATCTGATTTGGTGGGGAACCTGGAAAATCTTGGAAAGGGGATAAGCTGGGAGCTTTCCAAAGTAAATTCAGAAATGTTGATCTCATCATTTTGGACGAAATGGGATACGTCCCTTTTACCACCGAAGGTGCTGAACTCTTCTTTCAGCTAA
- a CDS encoding non-ribosomal peptide synthetase translates to MKNYDLTYPQKRVWYTEKIDPNTSINNLGGFVEIRGEFDPQKLKRAIEVLINNCSTFNIQIHEDDGVPYLYKESTDFSVEIMEFNSKNESIDWMKKNFKLPFKLDKSFLFHFNVIKINKSLGGYFIKLHHLIADGWSFQIITKTIANLYNKLLNKERIDESFFNNLNYDYKRRENEYLFSERFRKDEQFWSKSFSEKHYSYRRKNPSSYSINRGNRLKFKIDTEKSKKIDRLISKLGISANSFFVALFSVYFYKVTNINDITIGNPILNRLGKKEKKSIGMYTSTMPFRFTIDGKLDVNDFLKAVNKKLNSSIKHQQYPYQLLKTNQKSNEALFDVAVNYYNTSLINEINNHTIINHEFYNGVQWIPLEIIVKKWSNDCYELMLDYDITIYSEKKMKSMYYAMEYLINEFIDESNNQIDEFTLSKFNVRDNDKVKGLSYLSIIDMFENQAFLNPSKIAILDKKKYYTYFDLYEKVNSFASYLKNMGVGAGEKIAIKLNNSIETIVGILAVLKIGSAFIPIDIDIPKNRLRFIIQDSACDFLITKNYNDNNCELENMVTLIDIEKATDELNYNNKFENSNKNYFTQHSLAYIIYTSGSTGKPKGVMINHNNISNYIQWASSNYLNQEEKIETFAFYSNIGFDLTLTSIFVPLVTGNRISIYDSKSSIDSLKRIFVDNSTTVVKLTPSHLRLIDESSLINSKLRLLIVGGEHFSTSLAKRISEISNHTIRIVNEYGPTEATIGCIAHTYDFYLDNDITVPIGHPIPNTKAYILNEQLCEVEKGEVGFLFLGGLQLSSGYINNIQQNESRFINSPFLENEILFKTDDLCRIDSNDNIVYVGRKDRQVKVQGNRVELDEVEINLSKFVKNSEVFVQDFVEDNINFLVAFIETNELIDKDLLIDKLNSELPTYMLPKDLFTLDKFPITKNGKKDISKINQLYYTYSNSSKEDFKENNFEKKRLVLDVFQKVLDLEEINSNDNYFHLGGDSIKAIQISAKLQKIGVQLKVKDLLNNPVLGDALQYITHIDTNNKHEFKTVTGEFPLTPIADWFVNSGFNNIHYWHQSISLKFTEKVSVDTLVKNIQMIYKYHDGLRLNYNPEKNNLFYNNRIDENVTSFYDLSIKPFNSSKDIIKTITEEHKSSFNIYENQLFKVLIFKFSDSIILVMIGHHLVVDVVSWKVILEDLYSMMKSNSYSPSKSMSIKNWSEYIAESGNSDDLIKNNHNIAYLHGSLKVDFNKGQDLLRNSELMSASMSRKETELLLKEANIAYNTNAYHLLISSLFLTIYKNGLGQDMTLLLEDHGRTNLKDVDVLRTVGWLTSIHPISYSLNSKKSLATLLKEVKEIMINSSKHFNFPNTITDEECFILFNYLGVLNDNETANLFEIIEIDTGEDISIDNQMISPIEINAFVNNNKLKFNVRYSKNKFNRTTISDFLNRLKIVLFEIISHCISQQSIEYTPSDFDTINLTQEELDSLFE, encoded by the coding sequence ATGAAAAATTATGACTTAACTTATCCACAAAAAAGAGTTTGGTATACAGAAAAAATCGACCCTAATACATCAATAAATAATTTGGGGGGCTTTGTAGAAATTCGCGGTGAATTTGATCCACAAAAATTAAAACGAGCAATTGAGGTTTTGATTAATAATTGTAGTACATTTAACATTCAAATTCATGAGGATGATGGGGTACCGTACCTATATAAGGAAAGTACTGATTTTAGTGTTGAAATTATGGAGTTTAATTCTAAAAATGAATCTATAGATTGGATGAAGAAGAATTTTAAATTACCTTTCAAATTAGATAAAAGCTTTCTTTTTCATTTTAATGTAATTAAGATTAATAAATCTTTAGGTGGATACTTTATAAAGCTACATCATTTAATAGCAGATGGTTGGTCATTTCAGATAATTACAAAAACTATAGCAAATTTGTATAATAAGCTTCTTAACAAAGAGAGAATAGATGAATCATTTTTTAATAATCTAAATTATGATTATAAACGTAGAGAGAATGAATATCTGTTTTCAGAAAGATTCAGAAAAGATGAGCAATTTTGGTCTAAAAGTTTTAGTGAAAAGCATTATTCTTATAGAAGAAAAAATCCATCATCTTATTCAATAAACAGAGGAAATAGGTTAAAGTTTAAAATTGATACTGAGAAAAGTAAAAAAATTGATCGTCTAATATCCAAATTAGGTATATCTGCGAATTCATTTTTTGTTGCTTTATTTAGTGTTTATTTTTATAAAGTAACGAATATCAATGATATTACAATAGGAAATCCAATCTTAAATAGATTGGGCAAAAAAGAAAAAAAGTCTATAGGGATGTATACCAGTACAATGCCATTTAGATTTACAATCGATGGTAAATTAGATGTTAACGATTTTTTGAAAGCTGTAAATAAGAAGTTAAATTCTTCTATCAAGCATCAACAGTATCCATATCAGTTATTAAAAACAAATCAAAAGTCAAATGAAGCATTATTTGATGTAGCTGTGAATTATTATAATACTAGTTTAATTAATGAAATTAATAACCATACAATAATTAACCATGAATTTTATAATGGGGTACAATGGATTCCTTTGGAGATTATTGTTAAAAAGTGGTCAAATGATTGTTATGAATTAATGCTTGATTATGATATAACCATTTATTCTGAGAAAAAAATGAAATCCATGTACTATGCTATGGAATATTTAATTAATGAATTTATTGATGAATCTAATAATCAAATTGATGAATTTACACTCTCAAAATTCAATGTTAGGGATAATGATAAAGTAAAAGGGCTTTCTTATCTTTCTATAATTGATATGTTTGAAAATCAAGCTTTTTTAAACCCATCCAAGATTGCAATTTTAGATAAAAAAAAGTACTATACATATTTTGATTTGTATGAAAAAGTTAACAGTTTTGCATCCTATTTAAAAAATATGGGTGTTGGAGCTGGAGAGAAGATAGCTATAAAATTAAACAATTCCATTGAAACAATAGTAGGAATTCTTGCTGTTCTAAAAATAGGCTCTGCTTTTATTCCAATTGATATTGATATTCCAAAAAATAGATTGAGATTTATTATCCAAGATAGTGCCTGTGATTTTTTAATAACTAAAAATTATAATGACAACAATTGTGAACTTGAAAATATGGTAACGTTAATTGATATTGAAAAAGCAACCGATGAATTAAATTATAATAATAAATTTGAAAATAGTAATAAGAATTATTTCACTCAACATTCATTAGCTTATATTATATATACATCCGGATCCACAGGAAAACCTAAAGGTGTTATGATTAATCATAATAATATAAGCAATTATATTCAATGGGCCAGTTCAAATTATTTAAATCAAGAAGAAAAAATTGAAACTTTTGCTTTTTATTCAAATATTGGTTTTGATTTAACTTTAACATCAATTTTTGTTCCACTAGTCACTGGAAATAGAATTTCGATATACGATAGTAAAAGCTCCATTGATTCATTGAAAAGAATTTTTGTGGATAACAGTACTACAGTAGTGAAATTGACTCCTTCTCACTTAAGGCTTATAGATGAGAGTAGTCTAATTAATAGTAAGTTGAGATTATTAATAGTTGGAGGAGAGCATTTCAGCACTTCTTTAGCAAAAAGGATAAGTGAAATCTCTAATCACACTATTAGAATAGTTAATGAGTATGGTCCAACAGAAGCTACGATAGGTTGTATAGCACATACATATGATTTCTATTTAGATAACGATATAACTGTCCCTATTGGTCATCCTATACCTAATACAAAAGCCTATATTTTAAATGAACAGTTATGTGAAGTTGAAAAAGGAGAGGTAGGTTTTTTATTCCTCGGTGGATTACAGTTGTCTAGTGGATATATCAATAATATTCAGCAGAATGAATCAAGGTTTATTAATAGTCCTTTTTTAGAAAACGAAATTCTCTTTAAAACTGATGATTTATGCAGAATAGATTCAAATGATAATATTGTTTATGTTGGTAGAAAAGATAGACAAGTGAAAGTACAAGGTAATAGAGTAGAACTTGATGAAGTTGAAATAAATTTATCAAAGTTTGTGAAAAATAGTGAAGTTTTTGTTCAAGATTTTGTTGAAGATAATATCAATTTTTTAGTAGCTTTTATAGAAACAAATGAACTTATCGATAAGGATTTGCTTATTGATAAGCTTAATTCAGAATTACCTACTTATATGCTGCCTAAAGATTTATTTACGTTAGATAAATTCCCTATAACAAAAAATGGGAAAAAGGATATCAGTAAAATAAATCAATTATATTATACTTATTCAAATAGTTCTAAAGAAGATTTTAAAGAAAATAACTTTGAAAAAAAAAGATTGGTATTAGATGTATTTCAAAAAGTACTTGATTTAGAGGAGATAAATAGTAATGATAATTATTTTCATTTGGGTGGTGATTCAATAAAAGCCATTCAAATCTCTGCTAAGTTGCAGAAAATAGGAGTTCAACTGAAGGTAAAAGATCTTTTGAATAATCCTGTTTTAGGAGATGCATTGCAATACATTACTCACATTGATACGAATAATAAACATGAATTTAAAACTGTGACAGGGGAATTTCCATTAACGCCTATTGCCGATTGGTTTGTAAATAGTGGTTTTAATAATATTCATTATTGGCACCAATCAATCAGCTTAAAATTTACTGAGAAAGTATCTGTAGACACCTTAGTTAAGAATATACAGATGATATATAAATATCATGATGGGTTAAGATTAAACTATAATCCTGAAAAAAATAATCTATTCTATAATAATAGAATAGATGAAAATGTTACTTCTTTCTATGATTTATCAATTAAACCTTTCAATTCTTCAAAAGATATTATAAAAACAATAACAGAAGAGCATAAAAGTAGTTTCAACATTTACGAAAATCAGCTTTTTAAAGTTTTGATATTTAAATTTAGTGATTCAATTATTTTGGTGATGATAGGACATCATTTAGTGGTAGACGTAGTTTCTTGGAAAGTAATCTTAGAAGATTTATACAGTATGATGAAAAGTAATTCATATAGCCCCAGCAAATCAATGTCAATTAAAAATTGGTCTGAGTATATTGCGGAATCTGGAAATAGTGATGATTTAATCAAAAATAACCATAATATTGCTTATCTTCATGGTTCTTTAAAAGTTGATTTTAATAAAGGTCAAGATTTATTAAGAAATAGTGAACTGATGAGTGCATCTATGAGTAGAAAAGAGACTGAATTACTATTAAAGGAAGCTAATATTGCCTATAATACAAATGCTTATCATCTATTAATCTCTAGTTTATTTCTTACAATTTACAAAAATGGATTAGGGCAAGATATGACCTTATTGTTAGAAGACCATGGAAGAACGAATTTAAAAGATGTAGATGTCTTGAGAACAGTAGGTTGGCTTACTTCAATTCACCCAATTTCGTATAGTCTTAATAGCAAAAAGTCTCTAGCTACTTTATTAAAGGAAGTAAAAGAAATAATGATAAATTCGTCAAAACATTTTAATTTCCCTAATACTATTACTGATGAAGAATGCTTTATTTTGTTTAACTATTTAGGAGTGTTAAATGATAATGAAACGGCAAATCTGTTTGAAATAATTGAAATTGATACAGGAGAAGATATAAGTATAGATAATCAGATGATTTCCCCAATTGAAATAAATGCATTTGTAAATAATAATAAATTAAAATTTAATGTCAGATATTCTAAGAATAAGTTTAATAGAACAACAATTAGTGATTTTTTAAACCGCTTGAAAATTGTACTTTTTGAAATTATAAGCCATTGTATAAGTCAACAGAGCATTGAATATACTCCTTCCGACTTTGATACAATCAATTTAACTCAAGAAGAACTAGATTCATTATTTGAGTAA
- the istB gene encoding IS21-like element helper ATPase IstB — MSSYKELEAILRTLRFVETSEHLPELIKKAETQAQSYTQFLLDIMSYEQKRRKERVIEKRLKWATFPTYKTLDEFSLREQPSLKKIQFHQLTDLTWLDQLYNLILLGPTGVGKTHLAIGLGIKAIHEGYKVTFISMGELIHVLKTEEITRKSQIRLKRIRNSNLVIIDDLMFMAMDQREANLFFHLVNDLYNQSSIILTSNKGPSDWGELLGDPAITAAILDRIIHRAEVIQLGGDSYRLKHRSSIFDNKTVQN, encoded by the coding sequence ATGAGTTCGTATAAGGAGCTAGAAGCAATCCTTCGGACGTTACGATTCGTTGAAACGTCCGAACACTTACCGGAGCTGATAAAGAAGGCGGAAACTCAGGCCCAATCGTATACGCAATTTCTATTAGATATAATGTCTTATGAACAGAAAAGGCGGAAAGAAAGGGTAATTGAAAAACGCTTGAAATGGGCTACATTCCCTACCTATAAGACATTAGATGAATTTTCATTACGCGAACAACCGTCTTTAAAGAAAATACAATTCCATCAACTAACTGATTTAACATGGTTAGATCAACTTTACAATCTAATTCTTTTAGGACCAACTGGCGTCGGCAAAACCCACCTAGCCATCGGCCTAGGAATAAAAGCAATTCACGAAGGATATAAAGTTACATTCATATCCATGGGAGAACTAATCCATGTACTGAAGACAGAAGAAATAACGCGTAAATCCCAGATACGACTAAAAAGGATTCGAAACTCTAACTTGGTAATTATAGATGATCTTATGTTTATGGCAATGGACCAACGAGAAGCGAACCTTTTCTTTCATCTGGTAAACGATTTATACAATCAATCATCGATAATATTAACATCAAATAAAGGCCCTAGTGATTGGGGTGAATTGTTAGGAGATCCAGCGATTACCGCAGCAATATTAGATAGAATCATTCATCGAGCTGAGGTAATTCAATTAGGAGGCGACAGCTATAGATTAAAACACAGAAGCTCAATATTTGATAACAAAACTGTTCAAAATTAA
- a CDS encoding cyclic peptide export ABC transporter, which produces MGLIYYFYFLFLFLTVGLKKKIVFNLILLSIISGLANSILIFIINNSIGLDDDDRNRILMYFVFTVAIYLIGQRYVRYALVKLTNDFLDDKRKKLIDKIMSSAYENIENTVKGNIYAALNGDMKIISSSVHSVVTIMTNLITIFVCLIYLAFIHFQGFLLSLIIIIIGLTVYLIKGRVSQRFWEKNRDIQNVFYNLIDDMVLGFKDFYMHQRKRKDFHNYIIEKCSQLRNFRIKGDLNFINAYLLGELLIIIVLGVSIFLFPLLNNNFEYVATMNFIVIFLFIIGPINGLLNTIPELFQVRISWERVGSLEKELETSSKPFLESQTQNKEFNKMELEKVSYDYIGEDSFTVGPLNATFNSSEISFIVGSNGSGKSTLANLIMGLYEPSKGKIKVNGKIISSSQLGEHFSAIHSDFHLFDQLYGIKTHGREEEISRYLNVLNLNGKVSIKNNKFSTIKLSTGQRKRLALLISLLEDSPIYLFDEWAADQDPEFREFFYRRLLPDLRNKGKCIIAITHDDRYFSIANQLIKMELGKVITINSSNASK; this is translated from the coding sequence TTGGGATTGATTTATTATTTCTACTTTCTTTTTTTATTTCTTACAGTAGGATTAAAGAAGAAAATAGTGTTTAATCTTATTCTTTTAAGTATTATAAGTGGCTTGGCTAATTCAATATTAATATTTATTATAAATAATAGTATTGGTTTAGATGATGATGATCGAAATAGAATATTAATGTACTTTGTCTTTACAGTTGCTATTTATTTAATTGGGCAAAGATATGTTCGCTATGCTTTGGTAAAATTAACTAACGATTTTTTAGATGATAAGAGAAAAAAATTAATTGATAAAATAATGAGTTCTGCATATGAAAACATAGAAAATACTGTGAAAGGTAATATATATGCAGCATTGAATGGTGATATGAAAATTATCAGCAGTTCTGTACATTCTGTGGTTACTATTATGACAAATCTTATCACAATTTTTGTATGTTTGATTTACTTAGCATTTATTCATTTTCAAGGTTTTTTACTGTCATTAATAATCATTATCATAGGACTAACAGTTTATTTAATAAAAGGAAGAGTGTCTCAACGCTTTTGGGAAAAAAACCGTGATATTCAAAATGTTTTTTATAATTTAATTGATGATATGGTGTTAGGCTTCAAGGATTTTTATATGCATCAAAGAAAAAGGAAGGATTTTCATAACTATATAATAGAAAAATGCTCACAGTTAAGAAATTTTCGCATAAAAGGTGATTTGAATTTTATAAATGCTTATTTACTAGGGGAGCTTTTGATTATAATTGTTTTAGGGGTATCGATATTTTTATTTCCATTATTAAATAATAACTTTGAATATGTCGCTACCATGAATTTTATTGTTATTTTCCTGTTCATTATTGGTCCTATAAATGGTTTATTAAATACAATTCCTGAATTATTTCAAGTAAGAATCAGCTGGGAAAGAGTAGGATCGTTAGAAAAAGAATTAGAAACATCTTCAAAGCCATTTTTAGAGAGTCAAACTCAAAATAAGGAATTTAATAAGATGGAACTAGAAAAAGTCAGTTACGATTACATTGGGGAGGATAGTTTTACAGTTGGTCCTCTCAATGCTACGTTCAATTCAAGTGAAATATCTTTTATTGTGGGAAGTAATGGTAGTGGAAAATCAACTCTAGCCAATTTAATAATGGGATTATATGAACCAAGTAAAGGTAAAATTAAAGTAAATGGAAAAATTATTTCTTCTAGTCAATTAGGAGAACACTTTTCAGCTATTCATAGTGATTTTCATTTATTTGATCAATTATATGGTATTAAAACTCATGGTCGTGAAGAAGAAATAAGCAGATATTTAAACGTCTTAAATTTAAACGGAAAGGTGAGTATTAAAAATAATAAGTTCTCTACGATTAAGCTTTCTACTGGACAACGTAAAAGATTAGCCCTTTTAATAAGTTTACTAGAAGACTCTCCAATATATCTTTTTGATGAATGGGCTGCAGATCAAGATCCAGAATTTAGAGAGTTCTTTTATCGACGTCTTTTGCCAGATTTAAGAAATAAAGGCAAGTGCATTATTGCCATAACTCATGATGACCGTTACTTTTCAATAGCAAATCAGCTAATAAAGATGGAACTGGGAAAAGTTATTACAATTAATTCCTCTAATGCAAGCAAATAG
- a CDS encoding ATP-binding protein gives MGYVPFTTEGAELFFQLISAWYEQKSLIITSNLEFSQWNRIFGDSRLTAALVDRVIHHAHILNFTGDSFRITHALSRNN, from the coding sequence ATGGGATACGTCCCTTTTACCACCGAAGGTGCTGAACTCTTCTTTCAGCTAATCTCTGCCTGGTATGAACAGAAAAGTCTTATTATTACGTCCAATTTGGAATTCAGTCAGTGGAATCGTATTTTCGGAGACTCCAGATTAACAGCAGCACTTGTAGATCGCGTTATTCATCATGCGCACATATTGAATTTTACTGGTGATAGTTTTAGAATCACCCATGCATTATCGAGAAATAACTGA
- a CDS encoding serine hydrolase domain-containing protein: MNLKQILVFLISICFCLLTINSIFAQSSNSLHEDINAFVEEQKDKSKIPGLAVIAIKDGKTIYKEGKGQADISTEQPILDSTLFEMGSNTKAFTALAILKLEEEGKLNLSDPISKYLPWFNASFEGENVDIKLEQLLYHSSGIPYYTIIDIPKSNSIDALEENVRLLSGVELDEHPGKEFQYATINYDVLGLVIEKVSSLKYEDYVQENILTPLELKGMTVGRTTNESKIATGYKLAFGKPVSFEAPDYRGNIPAGYMFTDLNSIEKWLRIQMGLEKKEWFDIISLSHQPDRSVQPETDGSSYASGWTIYQDGDGIAAHLGSNPNYSSHITFRLGDEKNAVAVLANMNSSNVQKIGQGILELVEEEELSISDSLDYYMKVDWVSTLIIIFGCIFSLFVIFY, encoded by the coding sequence ATGAACCTAAAGCAAATTCTAGTATTCCTAATCAGTATTTGTTTCTGTTTATTAACGATTAATTCAATATTTGCCCAATCTTCAAATTCATTACATGAGGATATTAATGCTTTTGTAGAAGAACAAAAAGACAAATCAAAAATTCCAGGGTTAGCAGTTATTGCAATTAAGGATGGTAAAACTATATATAAGGAAGGAAAGGGACAAGCAGATATTTCCACTGAGCAACCAATTCTGGACTCTACTTTATTTGAAATGGGATCTAACACCAAAGCTTTTACAGCTCTAGCAATATTAAAACTTGAGGAAGAAGGTAAATTAAACCTATCTGATCCAATCTCGAAATATCTTCCCTGGTTTAATGCATCTTTTGAAGGGGAAAATGTGGATATTAAATTGGAACAATTACTATACCATTCAAGTGGTATACCATACTATACAATCATAGATATACCTAAAAGTAATTCAATAGACGCTCTTGAAGAAAATGTTAGACTTCTTTCCGGAGTTGAATTAGATGAACATCCAGGCAAAGAATTTCAATATGCGACTATAAATTATGATGTATTAGGCTTAGTTATTGAAAAGGTAAGTTCCCTTAAGTATGAAGATTATGTACAAGAGAATATTTTAACTCCACTTGAACTTAAAGGCATGACAGTAGGAAGAACAACTAATGAATCTAAGATTGCAACTGGATATAAACTTGCTTTTGGAAAGCCAGTATCTTTTGAAGCTCCAGACTATAGAGGAAATATACCTGCAGGCTATATGTTTACGGATTTAAATAGTATTGAAAAATGGTTGCGTATTCAAATGGGGTTAGAGAAAAAAGAATGGTTCGATATTATTTCTTTATCTCATCAACCTGATCGAAGTGTGCAACCAGAAACAGATGGATCTTCATATGCATCTGGTTGGACAATTTATCAAGACGGCGATGGGATAGCTGCTCATCTTGGTTCAAATCCAAATTATTCATCTCATATCACATTTCGTTTAGGCGATGAAAAAAATGCTGTAGCAGTTTTGGCAAACATGAATTCTTCAAATGTACAAAAAATAGGTCAGGGGATTTTGGAATTAGTAGAAGAAGAAGAGCTTAGTATAAGCGATAGTTTAGACTATTATATGAAAGTAGATTGGGTTAGCACATTGATTATAATTTTTGGATGTATCTTTTCACTTTTTGTTATTTTTTATTAG
- a CDS encoding Mu transposase domain-containing protein: MGFQAQVDFGQCWQKNAQGQSVKLYVVAFVLSHSRYKYMEWLNHPFTTRDLINAHENAFRAFGGKPKEMVYDQDNIIIVSENNGDIIYTKQFESYRNDERFQVYACRGFDPESKGKIENVIGFIKKNFAKHRLFTNLDDWNEQGRLWLERRGNGKMHNTTKKRPVEVFQEEKQYLRPVRQLISVPANDKQTYLNSDSSITRVVRKDNTILYKANRYSVPLGTYSNFGKDVQLRIQENTLRIIDSETGEIIGVHEISNQKGALIQERAHKRDRSKGIPAYIESTADKFEDKSLALHYLKEIKSQYPRYVRDQLQLINELWERFPWDYINQALPLCVEQKFYSASEFHDMVNHLIAQRPVEMPKPVSKIQALHHESSHLLDVKPPTRELSVYMEIMEGGDSS, from the coding sequence ATGGGTTTTCAAGCACAAGTAGACTTTGGCCAATGTTGGCAAAAAAATGCTCAAGGTCAATCCGTTAAACTCTATGTAGTTGCGTTTGTCCTTTCTCATTCCAGATATAAATACATGGAATGGTTGAATCACCCTTTTACTACAAGAGATCTTATAAATGCACATGAAAATGCATTCCGTGCATTTGGCGGAAAACCGAAGGAGATGGTTTATGACCAGGATAACATTATTATCGTAAGTGAGAACAATGGGGATATTATCTATACAAAGCAATTTGAGTCCTATCGTAATGACGAGAGATTTCAGGTTTATGCTTGTCGAGGTTTTGACCCTGAAAGCAAAGGAAAGATTGAAAATGTGATTGGATTTATTAAGAAAAACTTTGCAAAGCACCGTCTGTTTACGAATTTAGATGACTGGAATGAACAAGGAAGGTTATGGCTTGAGCGCAGGGGAAACGGTAAGATGCACAATACCACAAAGAAAAGACCGGTCGAAGTTTTCCAAGAGGAAAAACAGTATCTACGACCAGTCAGGCAGCTTATCTCGGTACCAGCCAATGATAAGCAAACATATTTAAACTCAGATTCAAGTATAACAAGGGTTGTGCGAAAGGACAATACTATTTTATACAAAGCTAATCGGTACTCTGTACCGTTAGGTACGTATAGCAATTTCGGTAAGGATGTTCAATTACGAATTCAAGAAAACACACTACGTATAATTGACTCCGAAACAGGAGAAATAATTGGCGTACATGAGATTTCAAATCAAAAAGGAGCATTAATTCAAGAACGTGCTCATAAAAGGGATCGTTCAAAAGGTATACCCGCATACATCGAAAGTACGGCTGATAAATTTGAAGATAAATCATTAGCTCTACACTATTTAAAAGAGATAAAAAGTCAATATCCAAGATACGTACGAGATCAACTCCAGCTAATAAATGAGCTGTGGGAAAGGTTCCCATGGGATTATATAAACCAAGCACTCCCATTGTGTGTTGAACAAAAGTTTTATAGCGCGTCGGAATTTCATGACATGGTAAATCATTTAATAGCCCAGAGACCAGTCGAAATGCCCAAACCAGTGAGCAAAATACAAGCATTACATCACGAATCATCGCATTTATTAGATGTAAAGCCTCCCACAAGAGAGTTATCCGTATACATGGAAATCATGGAGGGAGGTGATTCTTCATGA
- a CDS encoding GNAT family N-acetyltransferase: protein MENNEKYTILEVGKDNIDRYGFFCMRSKKGTTGYTNKYNWIVDRFNENIRLKILTIGERQIGFIEYIPIEYAWRGVKGNNYLFIHCLWIVGQGKGHGYGKILLDECINDAMKFNKSGVAILASEGSFIADKPFFLSQGFSLVESRENFDLLVKKIDDSSLVPKLTDLNETYSIGNENFVIFKSDQCPYIENTVQIVKETADELGVNCEIVDLKTAEEAQKNPSLYGVFSIYFRGEIISYHPITKKELLKRLNSYI from the coding sequence ATGGAAAATAATGAAAAATACACTATTTTAGAGGTGGGCAAGGATAATATTGATAGATATGGTTTTTTTTGTATGAGAAGCAAAAAAGGAACAACAGGATATACCAATAAATACAATTGGATAGTAGACAGATTTAATGAAAATATAAGATTGAAAATTCTTACTATTGGTGAGAGACAAATCGGATTTATTGAATACATACCAATTGAATATGCGTGGAGGGGTGTTAAAGGCAATAATTATCTTTTTATTCATTGTTTATGGATAGTCGGACAAGGTAAAGGGCATGGTTATGGTAAAATTTTGCTTGATGAGTGTATAAATGACGCAATGAAGTTTAATAAATCTGGTGTAGCAATTTTAGCAAGTGAAGGAAGCTTCATAGCTGATAAGCCCTTTTTCTTAAGCCAAGGGTTTTCTCTGGTTGAGTCTAGAGAGAATTTTGATTTGTTAGTCAAAAAAATTGATGATAGTAGTCTTGTTCCTAAATTAACAGATTTAAATGAGACATATAGTATAGGTAATGAAAATTTCGTTATTTTTAAGTCAGATCAATGTCCTTATATTGAAAATACTGTGCAGATAGTTAAAGAAACAGCAGATGAGCTTGGAGTGAATTGTGAGATAGTTGATCTTAAAACTGCTGAAGAAGCACAAAAAAATCCATCTTTATATGGAGTGTTTTCAATTTATTTCCGTGGGGAAATAATATCTTATCATCCAATAACTAAAAAAGAACTATTAAAAAGGTTAAATAGTTATATTTAA